The Arachis ipaensis cultivar K30076 chromosome B10, Araip1.1, whole genome shotgun sequence DNA window CTCTATTacttttattacttttatttttccatttaattaCTTTGAATTCACGTTTGGAtcttgttattttttaattttattaatgcattgaattatttttatgtttaattttagtACGTGTTTGATTCTGGTTAATCATTGTTAGtgctaatttttaatttaattaatttctcataattatcatgtcttttatttatatctattatgtgtttatgaaaatgacattcatgttaatggagtagatctTTCAACTtggcttgggggttgattaattgGGGTTCCTTGAGTTGTGATACTCAAGTATTGATCTGTAATTGAGAATTGCTGGCTAACTCAACTCTCACCAACTCTAGTCCTTCCCcatgaagtgactaggacttgtgggcTAGAGTTAGTGATAcccacttaactttccttcaattgttagaggataactaagtggaagcaatgaacatttactattatacttgggaaagacaacaaggatagaaactccaattcTCTCCCCTgaccaaggccttttattttgaaCACATATCACCCCTTGTTATTTATTCATTGCTTTCATTTCTAGCCATTTATTTTTTCGTTCCCAATTTCAAAAAAATACTCGAAAAAAATTCTAACCAATAATTCGTATCCTGTGTCAACTCTTAGGGAAACAACAcggattctactcccggttatttattattaattgtgaCACATTCTAAATTGATAGTGAAAATTTTGTCAGTTAaggctgtacttgcaacgctattttTATCAGAAATTCTTAACCGACATGTTTCCATCCATCAATCATCACGTTAGAGAAGCAGAAATTACTGTTAGCTATGAAAGTGGTGTGCAAAATGCAAATCAATTAAAAAATTTAGGAgaaagtttttcttttttttcctttgttctaatagtttatataaataattaaacacTTGAACACTTAGAGAGAGAGAAGTACAGAGTACATCAAGATCCTTCCTCTAATCTCAACACTAAAAACAATTATCAACATCCAAAACTTTAATCTAGCTTAGGAGAAAGATCTACGTACCTGGTGCGATATACCAAAAGTACCTACAACATATGTTGAAAGCTTTTTCCAAGAATGAGATTGACTATAAGAATGCTCAGTAAGGTTCCTATAGAGGGAAGTACCAAAATCAGATATAAGAGGCTCCATCTGATCATTAAGAAGTATATTATGTGGCTTTATGTCTCGATACACTATAGGTGTGGTGTGGTCATGATGCAGATATTTTAGTCCATGTGCAATTCCAACAACGATGTTAAGCCGTATACTCCAACTTAAGGGTGGTGGGGATATTTCTCATGCAAAATATCATGGAGGCTTCCATTCTTCATGTACTTATATAAGACCATACCATAGTTCTCTCCTATCCAGTAGCCTGCACAAGAGACCAAGTTTCTATGCTTGATCCCTCTTAGCACTTCAATTTCTTTCCGCATAATATATAAATACTTCCTCTTGTTCCTTTCGAATGCAAACTTCTTTACAGCAAAAGTTGTATAACCCAGTTGAGCTCTATAAGCAATCTCATGAGCTCCTCTGCCAATAATGTATTTATCATTTAGGTTATCTGTAGCCCCATCACTATGTCGTGAAGGGAATCTGATTGGTTTTTAGTGAAGAACTTCATTTATTCCTTGTATAGAAAATTGATCCTTCCTGCTCCTCTTTCACCATAAACATAATTCTTCATTTCTTTCTTGCGGAGATACATCAAAAGTAAAGCTACCAGCATAGCTGAAACAAACAGTGAGGATCCAAGATCTATCATTAAAATTACCAATGCGCTGATGCCTTTGTGATCAGTTAATTGATAGGGACATGGCTTCAAATTACAAGTATTGGTCCAATCCAGGCCACTAGAAGGAGAACAACTGACATTTAAATGGGGATTGCCCAAGAAAGAAGATGATGAGGAATCCAGAAACTTGCAGAGGGATATTGGAACAAGACCATACAAGAAATTATATGAAATATTGATCTCAATCAATGGTAGTTGAGTAAGAACATCTATGTTTTCTGTCAAATTGTTCAGTGATATGTCCAGACTTTGCAGTTCTTGTAGTTGCCCAAGTTCTAAAGGAAGCACACCTGTCAATCCATTGCTACTCAAATTCAACCCATAGAACAGCTTCTGCAGTTTTCCCAATAATGGAGGAATTGTTCCTCCAATTAAATTTCCACCAAGTTGTAGTTCACGAAGCTTGCTAAGTTCTGAGAAAAAGCTTGGGATACCACCTGTAAAATGATTCTCTCTTAAAATTAATGTGGTTATCCCAGTCCAGTTCCTCAGACTTAATGGGAAGGAACCGTTTAGGGAATTGAATCCAACATCAAAATGATCCATTTTTGTACAATTTGACAGCTGTGGTGGCAAAGGCCCTTCCAAATTATTGTGAGAAAGATCCAAAATCGTAAGATTTGCAAGCTTTCCAAGTGCAAATGGTATGAGTCTAGTAAGTTTGTTCATTGACATGTTAATTGCAGCAAGATTTGTATAATTTTCTAGACTTGGTGGAATTGGTCCACTGATGTTATTCTTGCTTATGTGTAAATATTTGAGGTTCATATTACTCTCAAAAATAGGAAGAGACCCAATGAAATTATTTTCACTGAGAATCAGCATACTTAGACTTGTACACATTCctatcccgcttacgttgagatctGAGGTCTGTggcagagtatcccgctcgcatcctttcGAATCACAGGAGTGTGCCCGGAACTATATCCATGGGGGTTCCCGTATCTATATACGTGATCAAAAGGCGACATTCCTATggaaatgtgtcgggttggcagttgaaccgacaatgtgatatcagaGCCAAATAGGACAagtattcatcatgtgcatcttttatGTGTTTGATTGCTTTACCGACTTGCTTTGTtttcctaattgtataacatgcttaattgcttcttggattacttgatatacatgatagttacttgtgctttacttgtatgtattaattgtgttttctactgtgattgaggaggtttggaaggcggtggcgatgggattgcatggcggttaggctggcgaaggctgtgggacagcggtaaAACGAATAGTTTAGAAATTTTCTAAGTTAGATTCCCCTATTTCATTATGGTTTTAAAGTgatgattttaaatttatttacgctttaagttgaatcttatACTTGATATGAAGTTataggattgcctctagcatctcagagtcttatatcttacattactgggtaTTGTTGTGTGGAGAAAATAGATGAAATAGAGGAATCAGAAAGGCCCTTTTCTCTTTGTGAAAAGCGTGAAGTTGAGGTCGAAATGAATTTTtataaagaattgaaaagatGAGGTGTTTCAGTTTTGAACAAAGAGAAAGCACGAAGATAATGGAAAGATGTGCGTGATGGACTCGCATTTAAAAGACATAACAGAAGGAGCGGTTACCAAGGTAGTGCTAGTTGCAAGGGTCAGTTTGATGAAATGTATTACAAATTTGTCGAGAAATTAGAATCGATAAGTTCATCATTGAAGTCAGATTTTGAACTATTGATTCTAAGGGGCATTTTGTTATCTGATTGATCTGAATTTGATTGTCGACGAGACAAAGTCGATTATGACTCGAAAGGTGTCGAAGCTAAGTGTCGAAAACAAGTTCGAAGGCATAGTTGACTCGTGAATTGGGCGCGGACAATTACTTGGCAAACTATTTGAAAAAAATGAGGTGTTGTCAAATGATTGGACAAACTAGTCTATAAATTAACGGGATGCCAATGAACAAGAGTTGAAAATTCTCTTCACAAACAAACTTTCAAACTCTCACGTCTTAGTTACTTTCTTAGTTACTTTCTGATACTTTGTCTTGAGttaattttctataatttttttttcatctttgtATTTTCTTTCAAACTTTGTATTTTATAattatgcaatttacttttattgcaAAGTTAATTTCTTTCGTTTGCATTTTATTAATTTCATCATTTTCAGTTAAAACTTTTGAGATTCTATAAAgatctcttttattttgtttgatggACTTTGGTTTTATATAAATCAACTTTAAGTATTGTCAGTttctttttatataatttatcAATTCGGTTCTTTTTTTTATGATTCACAAAGTAAAAATACTTTGATGTACTAAACTGACACtccaaaaaaattttagttttaaaaattagatATTAAATCAACCCAAGTATTTTgcggctaattttttttgttatggaagtaaaagtggtaatatactttaacatggtaatttttggtgtttttaaaAACTGTGGAAGTACACAAATCCCTGGCACCGATTTctgtacttaaaattttttaattttttttaacacaaatcccTGGGACCGATTTGTGTACCCTCCACAAATCCCTGGCACCGATTTGTGTACCTACACAAATTCCTGGCACCGATTTATGTATCTCTCACAAATCCCTGGCACTGATTTCTGCTTCTCTAGTTAAACGATCCCACATTTAAGAAAAACACCACTAccactccaatattaaaaataaaaaattcgtaTTTTGCAACgaataaaattcttttaattttgatttgCGAAAAAATTCTGTAACAATTAGATANNNNNNNNNNNNNNNNNNNNNNNNNNNNNNNNNNNNNNNNNNNNNNNNNNNNNNNNNNNNNNNNNNNNNNNNNNNNNNNNNNNNNNNNNNNNNNNNNNNNNNNNNNNNNNNNNNNNNNNNNNNNNNNNNNNNNNNNNNNNNNNNNNNNNNNNNNNNNNNNNNNNNNNTAACGAACGAAATATAGTATTAGTATTTCATTGgtagtgtaaatatttttaaaaagatatatatgaataaataatcaatttattttatttatttaaaaaataatcagaaaaacggtaaaatacaaaatataaatttcTTTATCCATTCCCAATCCCACTTATAGAGATAGTGGATGGTCATTTGTTAATGAGCGGAGGTGGTGATTGGAGGAAGCAAGTCTTACGTGGCTCTATGTCACTGGCCAAATTTGCTACGCACCTATTCTGACCAAGCACTAGGCAACAAAACACACATCTAATATTCTTGCAATTATTATTGTGGCAACTGTAGAGTAGAGACCACGCGGAatatatgtaattttttaaagaaataaaaaggaaagaaaataaagagttGAAGTTGAAGTTGAATCTGATGCGCGGAGTTTGAAGTCTAAAAAATACTCAAGAGTGCAGTGTAGTGTTTCCTCTCTCCTTCGTTTCGGTCCGTTCATCTCCCTTTGCGCAAATTGCATTGCCTTTGCCCACAGCAAAGCAAACAAATAGAAAAGTAGAAAACAGCTTCGCAACGCACCCAACGTATTACGTATTCGTATCTGTATTTGTATTCTTACTCTTCGCCACTTCACCTCCTTGGGCCCTTATGTACGTACATATATCTTGTTATTGttttggaggaaaaaaaaaatatcaaattaaataGCAAAAAATAGAGGGGTTTTTGTTTCCTGGAATATACTGGTTCCTCTTCTGTTCTGTATGCTAGATTGCTAgtgtgtgtgtttgtgtttgtTTATGTTACCCATTATCCTCTACTTGACCTTCCATCAATCGCAATTCAAAGTATTTCTACCAAACCTTTAACCCTTTCTTCACCGCTTTCCTCTGATCTCTCACCCTATCCCTCAGATCTATGCCGTTTTTGTTCCCTTGTCGTTTCGATCTATCTCATGACTTCTCTACGCACCCTACCCTATCGTTTTGTTGAAACAGAACCACCGTTTTTTCCTCAGATTCTCTTTCCGCCTTTGTTTCcgttttcttctccttctcctacCACTTGAACAACCTCTCCACTCTCTGATTGATTATCGGTTTCACGAATCTTCTTCTCTTTCGGTTCTGAGTAAACTATAGTTTCCGAATATGGATTTGGATGATTTCCGATCCATATTGGATACTGCCGGCGTTGACGTTTGGCTCTTCATCGACACCGCCATCACCGTCGCCTCCTTGGATTGCGGTGACGAGCTGAGGCGACGGAGGGATGGAATCATAGAACGAATCTTCGCTGCCACAACACCTCCTCTGCCGTGCCGGAACTGCGACGGCGATCGTAACCTGAGGTCCAATGGCCACCAAATCAAGAAACGCCTCAGCCCTAGCCCTAGCCCTCAGCGACAACACAGCCACCACCAGCAACGTCGTGGTGGCCGTGGTGCCGCCGCTGCAGTTTCTCCCTCAACGCCGCAGTCTCTCGGAGATGATGATGACAACGGCCACGCCGACGCCGACGCCGCCGAAGACGACCGTGAAGATTTGGATCCTTACGGCGGCTTGTTCGATGATGAGCAGAAGAAGATTCTAGAGATTAAAGAGCAGCTCGAAGAACCTGACCAGGTGCTGATTAATCAGTTCTTTTTTTCTTCAAATATTATTTTATGCCTTTTTCATGCTAGATGAGTTATAATTTCTATacatttttagcttattttgcctttttctttttctgtttttactTAAAATTATCTCAGTCTGAAGAATCGTTGGTGGAGCTGCTGCAAAATCTCGCAGACATGGATATTACATTCCAAGCGTTAAAGGTAACttagctttttttttatttttgaattagttTTATTTTCCTGTATAACGGTGTTTGGTTTTTCTTGCAGGAGACTGACATTGGGAGGCACGTGAATCGGTTGCGGAAGCATTCCTCCAATGACGTTCGCAGATTGGTGAAGCTACTTGTGAGGTTGTTAATTAAACActacttttgtttttattttcaaaattgaatTAATCTTATCATAATTGCAGTGGACTTGATTGAGCTGTTTTATTTGCAGGAAGTGGAAGGAAATTGTGGATGAGTGGGTGAGGTTGAATCAACCGGGTGGAGCAGCTTCTCTCATGGGTAAACCCAAACCTCAACTCAAATGTTTTGGGAGATTTTTCCTAGTTAAGGAATTAGAAATC harbors:
- the LOC107622503 gene encoding probable mediator of RNA polymerase II transcription subunit 26c, with product MDLDDFRSILDTAGVDVWLFIDTAITVASLDCGDELRRRRDGIIERIFAATTPPLPCRNCDGDRNLRSNGHQIKKRLSPSPSPQRQHSHHQQRRGGRGAAAAVSPSTPQSLGDDDDNGHADADAAEDDREDLDPYGGLFDDEQKKILEIKEQLEEPDQSEESLVELLQNLADMDITFQALKETDIGRHVNRLRKHSSNDVRRLVKLLVRKWKEIVDEWVRLNQPGGAASLMADGDSPPLKTTQNGHHQIPDFAYSPNPHNGSSGSDRNTSEAEPKPKVIPRKEAPPKPTPPPSVPTPSIAFQNRQREQRDRDFDAERLASARKRLQENYKEAENAKKQRTIQVMDIHELPKSKPKNAFFGKNKGSGGSQGRHW